One genomic segment of Musa acuminata AAA Group cultivar baxijiao chromosome BXJ3-3, Cavendish_Baxijiao_AAA, whole genome shotgun sequence includes these proteins:
- the LOC135634383 gene encoding BAG family molecular chaperone regulator 1-like, whose product MRSRTGGRAAAAAFSPIEESPSAEKAAEWEVRPGGMLVQMRNPDADFTAAPVPTIRVKVKFGAVYHEIYISSQATFGDLKMAVSARTGVHPLDMKLMYKSKERDSTAFLDIAGVKDKSKVVLVEDPTAQAKRLLEIRKTDKMEKAAKSISAISLEVDRLATKVSALEAIANKGGRVVDNDVTNLTESLMNELIKLDTVVADGDVKLQRKMQIKRVQKYVETLDAIKIKNATPRAKDQPRPTQHPVQAQQRWELQQSRNPFQQQDHQQLLPQKQSVVATTNWETFDLLTPSTPTATSATTTAASTASSTPHARFDWDLF is encoded by the exons ATGCGGTCGAGGACAGGAGggagagcggcggcggcggctttcAGTCCGATCGAGGAGTCTCCGTCTGCGGAGAAGGCGGCGGAGTGGGAGGTCAGGCCGGGCGGCATGCTCGTCCAGATGCGCAACCCCGACGCCGACTTCACGGCCGCTCCCGTGCCCACCATCCGCGTCAAGGTCAAGTTCGGCGCCGTGTACCACGAGATCTATATCAGCTCCCAAGCCACCTTCG GGGATCTGAAGATGGCGGTGTCGGCAAGGACGGGGGTGCACCCGCTGGACATGAAGCTGATGTACAAGAGCAAGGAGAGGGATTCGACGGCGTTCCTCGACATCGCCGGCGTgaaggacaagtcgaaggtggtgTTGGTGGAAGACCCCACGGCGCAGGCCAAACGCCTACTCGAGATACGCAAGACCGACAAGATGGAGAAGGCCGCCAAATCCATCTCCGCCATTAGCCTCGAGGTCGATCGACTCGCCACCAAG GTGTCGGCGCTGGAGGCGATTGCGAACAAAGGCGGGCGGGTGGTGGACAATGATGTGACCAATCTCACCGAGTCTTTGATGAATGAGCTGATCAAGTTGGACACCGTCGTCGCCGACGGGGATGTGAAGCTGCAGAGGAAAATGCAG ATCAAGAGAGTGCAGAAGTACGTGGAGACACTGGACGCGATCAAGATCAAGAACGCCACGCCGAGAGCAAAAGACCAGCCGCGACCGACACAGCATCCGGTTCAGGCTCAGCAGAGATGGGAGTTGCAGCAATCACGTAACCCATTTCAACAACAAGACCATCAGCAGCTGCTTCCGCAGAAGCAGTCGGTGGTGGCGACGACGAACTGGGAAACGTTTGATCTACTGACGCCATCCACCCCCACTGCCACCTCGGCCACCACCACGGCCGCCTCCACCGCGTCGTCCACGCCCCACGCTAGGTTCGACTGGGATCTATTTTGA